The genomic interval tgaatatgcCACCAAGAATATTATAAGACCCTAACATTAGCCTATTTGACTAAAAATATGATTCAATAACGAAAAATATGAATCTGCCAAAAAATGgtaataaacatatattttttatttgatgagtaAAATGAtaagaaacataaaaaataacatatttttctacggtctcaaatataaaaaaataacaccaCATGTATATATGTTAAGTATAAAATAAGGTAGGATAAGCGAATTCACATGCCATTTTGCACTTATTTTTGATTCTGCCAAAACCCAGTTTCACAAAAAGCAATTTTTATAAAGTCCCAATTCTGATCCCCTTTTCTCCCTACAAGGAAATTATAAAACCCTATTCACCAATCGCATTTCATTTAAGAATGAATTAGATCATCAAAATCGAAGTCATCATCAATCACCATGAGTGGAGAATTTTCTTCAGGTGCATTGGACAGCACCCCATTTTTACATAACCAATATGCAGAATCAAGTGATGTGAAAAGAACAGgtttttgttgtttcttctcAATTCCCATCTCATATAAATCATCAGTTATTATATAGTTCTGTTTCTGGGTCTTGTGCATTATTAATTGTATTAGGATGAATTGAGAAATGAAAAAAGTGTGATGAATGAAAACAGGAACAGTATGGACAGCAGTGGCACACATAGTGACAGGAGTGATAGGGTCAGGTGTGTTGTCATTGGCATGGAGCATTGCACAAATTGGATGGATTGCAGGCCCATTGGCAATTCTTCTTTTTGCTTCTATCACTCTTCTCTCTGCTTTTCTTCTCAGTGATACCTATCGTTCTCCTCATCCTCAATTTGGTCCTCATAGAAGCTCTTCTTATCTTGATGCTGTTAATTTGCATAAGGGTTTGttacttttttctttcaatcatttttttgcATATTTACTTTTCTTTTACATTAGATTTGCCATAACATActttatgttttaatatttgttactGTTTAATCCTCGTAAATACTTTATGACACATTAATTTAAATCAATGATCGAGATCAATCAACATTAGATGAATTAATTATTGTAGGCAATGTCAGTCCTATTAATGTGTTTttgaatctaaataaaaatttgtgtagcttttagaaaataaattgtgATAGTGATAAAGTAAGCAAAAATGTGGGTATATATTGAGTTGGACCAATTAAAAAGTGATGGGAGAGAAGGCAATACTGAACGTGGCACGTGTGACGTGTGACATATCTTACGGTTGTTTCACGGCATCCGTTTCTGTTGCGTGAAGATCCTTTCTTTCCGTTTTAATGCTTCCACGTGTTCCTTAGCTTTCTCCCTAATAACATAAATCAcacaattttttgaaataaaataataattcaaacgATTAGGTGGCATCATTTGTTTGTTGTTTAGTTTGTAACTAAAATAATTCtctttactattttttattataaagttCTTAAGcttaattaaaattgtttttcaaaCTTAAATAATTGTGATATTCATTTTATGGGGAAAAATggatttaaaactaaaaaagaagCTAAACATGCACCTAATCATATCTCTACGTGTGAATATTTTGTGAGATATATTAAGTAAAAGAATCATAATTTTTTCAGTTTAGTAGTGAGAAATATCATTAATATTAGAGTTTAATGGAAATAATGTGAGCTCtctaaattactaattttaatattaagtttaCATTGAAAAAGCAATGATAGATAGTATATGAAAATGACACACACATAATATGAATATGTTTCTTGTATGTGCAAAACCATTATTACAGGAGCAGGAAATGGACGTTTCTGTGGTGTTTTTGTAAATATAAGTTTATATGGTTTTGGAATTGCCTACATTATTACTTCATCCATCAGCATAAGGTGTGTCCTTTTAGGtttctctcttcttttttcatttCCTTTACTTTCTTCTACTTTTCCTACTTGACAATGATTTACCAACTCATCAAACTCTTCTCAAAATCTcactaaaataaagtttaaatatgtttttgatcacggttgtttttgttttaactcATGCAAAATTTGTTCATGTTGAAATTAGTCCATATAATGTGTGTTATATTCATTTTAGTCATTACATAACATGTATTGGTTCAGGATGAtgggactaaaatcaaatacTCTACATATTATAGGACAAATTGCAACGTGAATAGATTTACAGTgactaaaacaaaacatgacCAAAAGTAAAAGGTGATATATTTGTatggaaaaaaagaagatataaTTGGATGtctatgtgtgtttgtgaatgCAGAGCAATCCAGGACTCAATCTGTTACCATGACAAAGGGAGTGAAGCAACATGTGGATTTACGGATACATATAACATGCTTATTTTTGGGGCTATCCAAGTTGTTCTCTCACAGATTCCCAATTTCCATAACATTGAATGGCTGTCTATTGTTGCTGCAATTATGTCATTTGCTTATGCTTTCATAGGCATGGCACTTGCCATCGTTAAAGTCAATGGTATTTTAGTTTCTCACTTTTCCTCGTGCACATTATTTGCATCAGAGCACATACTGATACGACACTGACATGTAGACATCAATACTGATTTAATAAAATGGAAGTAAACTTACTTGGTAATGATGTGCTCAGAAAATGGACGTTTTGAGGGTAGCATTGGAGGAGTCACAACTTCCACTGGAATGGAAAAACTATGGCTGGTTGCACAAGCACTTGGTGACATAGCCTTCTCCTATCCATTTGCAGTAATTCTTATAGAAATTCAGGTATGCATTATCCAATGATCTTATAGACTTTACCACAACTTGATTAAGTCTAATATAACTTATCTTCAATTCTTAAAGGACACATTGAAATCACCTCCGCCAGAAAACGTAACAATGAGGAGGGCCTCGACAATATCAGTCATCGTGACGACATTTTTCTACCTCTGTTGTGGCTGTGCTGGTTATGCAGCCTTTGGTAGTGATACACCAGGAAATCTTTTGACAGGGTTTGCAACTTATAAGCTTTATTGGCTTGTTGACTTTGCCAATGCTTGTATAGTTATTCACCTAGTTGGTGCATATCAGGTACATcattatcatatttattttagagtAAACCATCAAATATTACATTTTCCACTACTTGTGTTAATGTGCTATCATATGCAGGTGTATAGCCAGCCACTTTATGCAAATGTGGAAAATTGGTTACGTTTTAAATTCCCAGACAGTGGATTTGTGAATTACTCATACAACTTAAAACTCCCATTGCTGCCAGATTTCCAACTAAATCCTCTAAGGCTTTGTTTCCGAACGCTATATGTTGGATCGACGATCGTGATTGCAATGCTGTTTCCATACTTCAACCAGATTTTGGGAGTTTTGGCTGGCATAATATTTTATCCATTAACCATATATTTCCCAGTGGAAATGTATTTGAGTCAAGGCAATATTGAAGCATGGACAACCAAGTGGATATTGCTAAGGACTTTTAGCATTGTTGGCTTTGTGGTGGGATTGTTCACTCTCATTGGTTCCATTCAAGGGATTGTATCTGCAGAACTTAAGTGATAATTGGATCCATTAAACATAGGACACTGCTTTATATTGGTTATCCCCTTTTTGATAGAAAACACGTTTGTCACATTTATGTAACATAGATCATGAGTTCAAGGTTTTGCGGTTCTACAACTGTAGGTGTGATTCAATTGCACATTTGTCTCTTGGAATCATTTTGAGAAACTAGCTAATTTCATCTGTAGTTACCAAGATGCAAATTGTTGTCTTGGATTCCCTACAGTTGAGATATCTTGTATTCATGCTGTTAGTGTATTGGTGATCGTTGGATTTCAATCGGATGGTTGacaaaatttgcattttattttaaaatacaaaatatcgAATTTGAAATCTGAACTATCTGATCTTGATCGATGCTGATGATGTGAATTACGGATATCTGATGCTGAGAAGCTTGATACTAAGTTGAGTATGGCTGGTCCTTCAATAAACCTCAAAAGCTAAGGGTTTAGACCTCAATATCCTTTAATATTTTGACATCTCAATtgtttgttatttaattttaataaaaaaaatcctaaattttAAACTATAGGATTGGCATGTACAAGAAAAAAACCCACATAAACCATAATAGTTTCTcgctaaaattataaattatatggTCATAAGTTTTAGTTTAATCAATAAACTAGACGTTAATCCACGCATTGTGcggatatattttaatttatttaatttaagtgaattttttaaaaaattaatatgaagttttatgtctcaattgtcaaatgattattataaagtaattatataaataatatatattcaattgtAGGCAAATAAGTAGATATTGGGTGGTAATATGGAATTAATGTTAAAAATGTTGGGCAAacattatgaaataataatgtaacattatgaaataataatgtggaattattttagaaaattttgaataggacattataaaataatatttaaataagagATATAGTATAAGATAGTGGATGATGTATAGAATTTGtgaaaaaactatttagaaactTAGTAGAAAAAACACTCTAGGAAGACATACACacattgaatatttaaaaattaatgaattgcatttaattaataattaatgaatttcaACACTTGTAATATCTATTAATCATATGTAATTAATCATATAATCAAATTACgtcaatcaattttttatcGTCAATTTTTGTGTTAAAATAACAACTCTACTTGATATTGTTATGTAATAAAAACATGGTGGATGAACCAATGGACAATAACCACAAGGATGTACATTATGTTAGTTACCATTTTATTTGATACTATTTTCTCAAAATGtccaaatttttatttagatcaattaatttaaacatAGTTGTTTACTTTATCCGATTTccattataagaagaaaaataaataaacatcaATACCAAtgaactaattattatttttattttttaaatatttttataaataaactctTCATAAAAAGGTGTAAGACTTTTTAAAAGGTGTAATACAtcttaaaaatcacaatttttcttattaataaaattaaaaaaaatcgctaatttttttcaaataattaatatcaaagATAGTATTAAGATTTGTATCATGATTTATTAATccaaagaaaatagaaagagtAAAATCTATTTTCTTTGCACAATCATTCATAAATAAATCACAATCATGCGTACCTTATAGAATTCTACATATTTAGAAAGAGAGATGAATATTTTGTCACGTAGTAAAAATTTCAAATGCTAATTGATATTAATTAGGTGATATTTCATCACAAATCGACTGATAGAGGAAGAACACcaactctattttattcaaCTTAAAACTCTATTGCCAGTACACAAACCATCTATTTTATTCAACTTAAAATCCTATTGTCAGTATACAAACCAAggcaattttttaatttataagcaTTTAAGcatataattttgtatttattaccATCAGAGTTGATATATGAGAACAAACCAGActcttataatatattaaatttgagtttaaatatctataaaaaaatattattatttagtatATAAGACACTTCAAATATTCTGATTTagtatattaaattttagtttaaatatcTACCTTAATAGAGaaacttcaacaaaaaaaattcttaaaatgtGGTGTTGTAGAAGTTTAGGGGGTGCCAACAATTTTTCTTTGGTCCAATAAcagtaaaaaaaacatttgtttgtTAAGTTTAAATAAATCTACTAAACCAGGtgttgaaattgattttggcCTCTGATTTGGAAGCGCTATTAATAAAACCTTCCCTCGGACCTTCAAAGCCCGGTCGTAAAAACTTCTTCTCCCTCTTTGCAATTTTTCACATTTTCTTCTGATGAGATATATTTGTGAAAGCAAAAATGTGAAGTTAGATTAAtccagacaaaaaaaaattgtataagtAGAGGACATATAGAGGCGAAAACGTAAAGTTGATTAATGCagacaaaaaaaatgtattgagTAATAATGTAGAATTAATgtgaaaaatattatacaaatattatgaaataataatgtgatgttatgaaataataatatgaaattaatttagaaataataatgttatgaaatatttaaaaagatgatataatataaatgaGTGGATGGTGTATATAATTTGTGGAAAACTATTTAGAAATTGAGTAGAGGCTCTACGAATACGTACACATCAGCTTTTTTGATGAGGTGGAAAATGTTTGTATATGTAGAGGAAATAATCTGAGGTGGCAGTaaagtctgttttaaatatatattagaaaTTGAGTAGAGGTTCTATGAAGACGTACACGTCAGTCTTTTTGATGAGGTGGAAAATGTTTGCATATGTGGAGGAAATAATCTGAGGTGGCGGTGTAGTCTGTTTTACATATATACTAGAATATAAGTCGCGCGTTGAGCATGATATATAGACTTTAACATATTAGTAGTATtgtgaataagattttaaaatttcaaaaataatatactttattcattttgtttgtaTAGTATCTTTTTCAAGTAAATTTATTTGAGTAATTGTTATATATGAGTTGACAAACACATAATTgagaatatgtaaaatattttgtaaaatgtaattgcaactaattcatatatttagtgTTAAAAATCCATAGTGAATATCATCctacaaacaaaattcataaattatatttagtgttaaaaatcttaaaagcattttaataaatattaatatatgtaattatttaccACAAAATCAGATTAGTGATACTCTTTTTTTGTGttgtcaaattaaaatttattgtcaaaatattgttagaaaaatataaaaataattttgtcattTGATATTCATTTCATTCTAACCCAGTCAAAGAAATGACAAATTTAAATTCCAATATTTTGAGTATGAGACTTCTTTAGAACATGACTTGAGAATTTTCACAAACAACTTACTAGAGGTAAAACAGATGTAGAAACTTAAAATTGATAGtgtttttaaaaagtttgacaacataaaacatctctgtaaaaaaaacacataatttaatctaaatattaaacattatttttttatctataaatggTAAATATTTTTCTCCTGAAGACAGAATAATAGCACTCATATAAAACTGAATATGAACAATTTTCTTTGTCTTTTGAGAAGCAAATATACTTTCATGGCATTGATGAGATCAAATATGTCTGCAAAAACAATATTCTAACTAAAACCAATAcgtttttgagaaaaatgagcaaatatgtataatatattataaaataccaCTTACTCAAAAGCTATttgtgcaaaaaaaaaaaaaagaatttaccAACTACGTATAATAATGTTACAAAATATACTTACTCAAAAGctatttttgcaaaaaaaaaaataaaaaattcaactaTATTtacttctttgaaaataattggaTTGCAAAGAGATTTTCTTTTGAGTAAAGTCAGATTGTGAAAACTTACATACGCATAATATTTTCTTGTGGCACCGGTGAACATGCGATATATTAAAGTATATTAAAGTTAATAGCATAAGGTTGCGATATAAAGGTTAGTTACATAAGATGTGCtaaaataattacaagaaaaaaaatattaatcgtttaaacaaattcataattGGAGGAGCCACAATAGTACAAAGCAATAATAagagttattaaataaaatataatgacaaaataaatattggAATGTAAATATTAGCGTTTCAGAGTTATGTTTTTAATAAAGCACTAATTGTAGAAATTGTTTGAAGAAGTAGAATATGAAAcgtaaaaaaaacttatatattgattgtactttaatttgtaattcattacacattaataattatacataatattagatgctaaataataataataagaataataaaagtaaaatgtgTGTCACGTGGTATGGTATTTTTGTTGAAGTgacaatatttgaataaaatgacAGATGATATTTATGtataagtttattttaataaatataatagataatagataatagataataataataataataataataataataataataataataataataataataataataataataataacaataataataataataatagtaatagtaaaatgTGTGTCAAAGcaaattgaaaattgaagagAAAACTCTCTATGAAGGCGTACACGTTAGCTTTTTGGCTGAGGTGACAAATGTTTGCATATGTGGAGGAAATAGAATGAGGTGGCAGCGaagtttgttttaaatatatactagattaTAGCCCAAGCGTTGtgcggatattaattaattaattttataaatttataagtaatattttatgtattataaatatagttatctcaTAATATTACtctattgatttgtaataattgagtatgattaggaaaattaaaatgaggaaaaatcatgtttatcacaatcatctaatttaatttttaaaatattttgtaaaatttgcatgataacttattatagaGGATGATCGTTTGTTTCTTTCtactttgattgtcaatttgtgtttcaacatataatggtacttgtttttatttgatacaaaaaaaaaatacaaacccaaaaataagatataaaaagttaaaaatatgattgactatttaatattttttattttaaagaatgttAATGTTGAAATATATTGTAGCGtcgtttaaatttatttattttattaatatgatgttttaattgcgagcatgagaagttgttgtaagaaaaaaaaatttattgaatatatttcattaagagtttgaaatttattttattaaagatttagatatactttaaatataatttaaggtatttaaaagttttaactaatcgcttgtgcaattgaattgtagttatgttgatatgcaatacttaatttttcatttattttttaatattcaaattatcattataataaggaaaattaaaataaaaagtaccattcaattacaaatatataatttaattgatgaaagtttagtgttaacatatttttttcagAATACGTGTATAAtaaacttttgttcattatatattttttttttaatatattcatatatattataattttaaataaatttgtgtattttaataaatggtagtaacttttttttaataatttttaatatatttgtattttataattatttttaataaatttgtgtattttctgtcaaatagaatatatattttaattttataaaatgataatattactaatattatataattatttaatttatttattctcaaaattaatttgatatttttattaaaaatattgaaaatgaaaaaattatttgtaaaattatacgagtataaaaaattatttgtaaaattattggtttcttaaaatatgttattatgaGTAAAGTATTTATAGCTTACTTATATGGTAGATATTGAAATTTTGAGgtatagaaatatatataaaaatgaattatatagatttttattatatatgaatatgaatccATGTCCTTGAGTCATAGAtgtatttaaatgtattgagaaataaattgaaagtaattgattgacataaatttaaattaaatgaattgataacgtaaaatattataaatgcaTTATAATGTTACTCATgtaattgattgatataaattgaaactaattataaatgcattataatgttataaaaaaaattctaaaaaatatgggacaataaaatagatttggggtttgttttatgtattaaatttgataataatgtaGGTATGATTTCACGATTTCACCATTTGTTTTATGTATTAAACTGGAATGACTTTGTCACTTTCTTTGGAGAGATAAGTTaattatacaaataattataattagcaTGTTAagataatacaaataatttaataaagaacATTTATGACAATATTTATAAGTGATTTGGTGGTCTTTTCCATTGAgtttaatgagtaattgaatttttaacttataaaatcattactaagtggaataatataattgttaatgAAAGGAGAATTGATAATCTAATATATTAATAAGTGTAATTGACAAGTGtaattgatagtgtaaaatattactcacaataaaaataaaaataaaaataaaaataaaaataaaaataaaagacattataaaaatattatagaaaaatataatgatttattgaatttttaacgaATGAAATCATTGGAATAATTGTGTATGAACGTTTTTGAAGAGTTATAGCAGAGACGTCGAAAAAGATGATTTCGAATCGAGACTCGGCGAGACGAACGCCATTTTCTTTGGATCGAgttgatttttattgtataacCATTACTATATTTAGATAATTATCATATTGAGATAATacaaagaattaaataaataacatttatgacgatatttatgagtgattaagtggttttttttcattgaatttaacgaaattttcaatatataaaatcattaccGACCCCTAAATGAAATAATTGTGCATAAAAGCAAGATTGATACTCGTGTAATGATaggataaaatattatttataataaaaaagtgcattatagaaatattatagaaaaatgtaaTAAGGATTTAAttagtaattgaattttcaagGTATGAAATCATTGAATAATTGTGTATGAACGTGAAATAAAGATTGATAACGTAAAATATTACTCGtataattgattgacataaattgaaagtaatgaaaaatgactaataatattataaaatactttataaaaaaatgcatataaCTTGATAATA from Cicer arietinum cultivar CDC Frontier isolate Library 1 chromosome 5, Cicar.CDCFrontier_v2.0, whole genome shotgun sequence carries:
- the LOC101493528 gene encoding probable amino acid permease 7, whose protein sequence is MSGEFSSGALDSTPFLHNQYAESSDVKRTGTVWTAVAHIVTGVIGSGVLSLAWSIAQIGWIAGPLAILLFASITLLSAFLLSDTYRSPHPQFGPHRSSSYLDAVNLHKGAGNGRFCGVFVNISLYGFGIAYIITSSISIRAIQDSICYHDKGSEATCGFTDTYNMLIFGAIQVVLSQIPNFHNIEWLSIVAAIMSFAYAFIGMALAIVKVNENGRFEGSIGGVTTSTGMEKLWLVAQALGDIAFSYPFAVILIEIQDTLKSPPPENVTMRRASTISVIVTTFFYLCCGCAGYAAFGSDTPGNLLTGFATYKLYWLVDFANACIVIHLVGAYQVYSQPLYANVENWLRFKFPDSGFVNYSYNLKLPLLPDFQLNPLRLCFRTLYVGSTIVIAMLFPYFNQILGVLAGIIFYPLTIYFPVEMYLSQGNIEAWTTKWILLRTFSIVGFVVGLFTLIGSIQGIVSAELK